The proteins below are encoded in one region of Acidobacteriota bacterium:
- the accC gene encoding acetyl-CoA carboxylase biotin carboxylase subunit, which translates to MSSSAPFKKILIANRGEIAVRVIRACREMDIATVAVFSDVDRGALHVMKADEAYHIGPAAAAESYLNIPRILEVALRSGADAVHPGYGFLSENPQFARACADAGVKFIGPSPSAMEAMGSKTRAREAADRAGLPRVPGSVRALESAAQAEEVAASLDYPVMLKAVAGGGGKGMRRVDTRQELPSAFTAAQSEALRAFGNSDVYIEKLIVQPRHIEIQVLGDEHGNLVYLGERECSVQRRHQKVIEEAPSAVVDAAMRQAMGETAVALARAAGYSNAGTVEFLVDQDKKFYFLEMNTRLQVEHPVTELVTGLDLVHLQILIAAGAKLPFTQSDLQLRGHAIEVRIYAEDPDNNFFPSPGKITRLLLPSGPGIREDSGIYEGWTVPLDYDPMLAKLIAYAPTREQAIRRLQRALNEYFVGGIASNLGLFREILEENDFIAAKIDTGYLDRLIENRRKAVSPLNGNGERVAAIAAALMQSTRNGKASSTNNGVNGSHRSAGNGWKRVARHEALRER; encoded by the coding sequence ATGTCATCGTCTGCGCCATTCAAGAAGATCCTCATTGCCAATCGAGGAGAGATTGCGGTGCGCGTAATCCGCGCCTGCCGCGAGATGGACATTGCTACGGTTGCTGTGTTTTCTGATGTAGATCGCGGGGCACTGCATGTGATGAAGGCCGACGAGGCGTATCACATTGGTCCTGCCGCAGCGGCCGAGTCGTATCTAAACATTCCGCGGATTCTCGAGGTCGCCCTGCGGAGCGGCGCGGATGCCGTACATCCGGGCTACGGATTTCTCTCTGAGAACCCACAGTTCGCCCGAGCTTGTGCTGATGCCGGCGTGAAGTTCATCGGGCCATCGCCATCAGCGATGGAAGCGATGGGATCGAAGACGCGCGCGCGTGAAGCTGCAGATCGCGCTGGACTCCCGCGTGTTCCCGGTTCGGTACGCGCGTTGGAATCTGCTGCGCAGGCCGAAGAGGTTGCCGCATCGCTCGATTATCCGGTGATGCTGAAAGCGGTGGCGGGTGGAGGCGGCAAGGGAATGCGGCGCGTTGATACTCGTCAGGAATTGCCTTCGGCATTCACAGCGGCCCAAAGCGAGGCGCTGCGTGCGTTTGGCAACAGCGACGTGTACATCGAGAAGCTGATCGTCCAGCCTCGCCATATAGAGATCCAGGTTCTCGGCGACGAGCACGGCAATCTTGTATATCTCGGGGAACGTGAATGCTCGGTACAAAGACGCCACCAGAAGGTCATTGAAGAGGCGCCTTCCGCCGTGGTCGATGCGGCCATGCGTCAAGCGATGGGTGAGACCGCTGTGGCTCTGGCGCGAGCGGCCGGATATTCCAACGCGGGTACAGTCGAGTTTCTGGTTGATCAGGACAAGAAGTTTTACTTCCTGGAGATGAACACTCGGCTGCAGGTGGAGCATCCGGTGACGGAGCTGGTTACCGGCCTGGATCTCGTTCACCTGCAAATTCTGATTGCCGCAGGCGCGAAGCTCCCGTTTACGCAAAGCGATCTGCAGTTGCGCGGACACGCAATCGAAGTGCGGATCTACGCAGAGGATCCTGACAATAACTTCTTTCCCTCGCCGGGAAAGATCACTCGCTTGCTGCTTCCTTCTGGTCCGGGAATCCGGGAGGACAGCGGCATTTACGAAGGCTGGACTGTGCCGCTGGATTACGATCCTATGCTGGCAAAGCTGATTGCGTACGCGCCTACACGCGAGCAGGCGATCCGGCGATTGCAGCGGGCATTGAACGAATACTTCGTTGGCGGAATTGCCAGCAACCTGGGATTATTCCGAGAGATTCTCGAGGAGAACGATTTCATCGCCGCAAAAATCGATACAGGGTATCTCGATCGTCTTATCGAAAATCGGCGTAAGGCGGTGTCGCCCTTGAACGGCAACGGCGAGAGAGTCGCCGCTATCGCTGCGGCGCTGATGCAATCGACGCGCAATGGCAAAGCTTCAAGCACAAATAACGGCGTGAATGGCAGCCATCGTTCGGCGGGCAATGGATGGAAGCGCGTCGCCCGCCACGAGGCGCTGCGCGAGCGATGA
- a CDS encoding acetyl-CoA carboxylase biotin carboxyl carrier protein subunit: MEARRPPRGAARAMTFEVTVNGHDYRVELEQTETGSWTGRVNGEAVAVNAANTAAGVLSMLMGGESYEIVANPAQQQVAIGGIRYSVEVRDPRSWRTRRARLGAHDGARKITAPMPGKVVRVVAPLGTEVEQGAGIIVIEAMKMQNELKSPKKGRVAKVLAAEGAAVNAGDVLAVIE; this comes from the coding sequence ATGGAAGCGCGTCGCCCGCCACGAGGCGCTGCGCGAGCGATGACATTCGAGGTAACCGTCAACGGCCACGACTACCGCGTCGAGCTGGAGCAGACCGAAACAGGAAGCTGGACAGGCCGTGTGAACGGCGAGGCTGTCGCTGTCAACGCTGCAAACACCGCTGCCGGCGTGCTGTCCATGCTGATGGGCGGAGAGTCTTACGAGATCGTTGCCAATCCTGCACAGCAGCAGGTCGCCATAGGAGGCATTCGCTATTCCGTCGAGGTACGCGATCCCCGATCCTGGCGCACACGGCGTGCTCGCCTTGGAGCGCACGATGGGGCCAGGAAGATCACTGCTCCAATGCCGGGAAAAGTAGTTCGCGTAGTTGCCCCGCTGGGTACCGAAGTAGAACAAGGCGCAGGCATCATCGTAATTGAAGCGATGAAGATGCAGAATGAATTGAAATCACCCAAGAAAGGTCGAGTTGCGAAGGTGCTTGCGGCTGAAGGAGCAGCCGTGAACGCAGGCGATGTGCTGGCGGTGATTGAGTGA
- a CDS encoding gfo/Idh/MocA family oxidoreductase translates to MIRYGILGFGLHAVRRLMPGFSQAKHCTVTGLWRRDQRKAQEAVKQYSKFPLRSYDSPEALCSSAEVDAIFVASPDALHLPHVLIALDHRKPVLCEKPMAMNSAECEHMVAAAERAHVPLGVAQNFRFEPSVNRLREIVAAGTIGKPLLARSEFHYYMRQHPRTWITDPSLACGGPVGDVAVHCIDALRYILQDEVRAVFARALYDKDSGAVESAATLLLEFQIGTLAHVTVSTRAEYRTPLWITGEKGLAGAEDALTVDHAISLHTQPIGGQLSTEHISNDTTYADQVDAFALHVERGIPFVAPGIEGLRNQRVLDAAYTSIKKGTREVL, encoded by the coding sequence GTGATCCGCTACGGAATCCTTGGTTTCGGCCTGCATGCGGTCAGGCGCCTCATGCCCGGTTTTTCGCAGGCCAAGCACTGCACCGTCACCGGCCTGTGGCGGAGAGATCAGCGGAAGGCCCAGGAAGCGGTAAAGCAATACAGTAAATTCCCACTTCGGTCCTACGACTCTCCGGAAGCTCTTTGCTCGTCGGCGGAAGTTGATGCAATCTTCGTCGCCTCCCCCGACGCCCTCCACCTGCCGCATGTGCTCATTGCGCTCGACCACCGCAAGCCAGTGCTGTGCGAGAAGCCGATGGCGATGAACTCCGCAGAGTGCGAGCACATGGTAGCTGCGGCGGAACGTGCTCACGTGCCATTGGGAGTCGCGCAGAATTTTCGCTTCGAGCCCAGCGTCAATCGACTTCGCGAGATTGTTGCCGCCGGCACGATCGGCAAGCCCTTGCTGGCTCGTTCCGAATTTCATTACTATATGCGCCAGCATCCAAGAACATGGATTACCGATCCGAGCCTTGCCTGCGGCGGTCCGGTGGGCGATGTGGCCGTGCATTGCATCGACGCGCTTCGCTACATTCTGCAGGATGAAGTGCGCGCGGTATTCGCTCGCGCACTCTACGACAAAGACTCCGGAGCCGTCGAATCGGCGGCGACGTTGTTGCTTGAGTTTCAAATTGGAACGCTCGCCCATGTCACCGTCTCTACCCGCGCCGAGTATCGCACGCCGCTATGGATCACAGGAGAGAAGGGACTCGCCGGCGCCGAAGATGCTCTTACCGTCGACCACGCGATCTCCTTGCACACCCAGCCTATTGGCGGCCAACTCTCCACCGAACATATTTCCAACGACACAACCTATGCGGACCAGGTGGATGCGTTTGCACTTCATGTGGAGCGCGGGATTCCCTTTGTAGCGCCGGGAATTGAAGGATTACGGAATCAACGAGTGCTCGACGCAGCGTACACGAGCATTAAGAAGGGGACACGCGAAGTGTTGTGA
- a CDS encoding peptidylprolyl isomerase, producing MEPPKCGARPLKFPVQFYFPVLILCAILSGCGDSQHGSDMMAKVNGRAISRSEVEKYYQNQSANAGQKPIGEQSESLRLNILKQLIDQEIMMQRAEKLGLLATDDEVDRKLNELKAPYTKEQFDQKLKDSHMSLDDLRRDVRRNLTIDKVLNKEITSKINISDKEITDFYNANKAQFNLIEPRYHLAQIVVTSQPAQQVSNLKNDKAQNEGDAHKKIQMIENRLESGDDFSQVAMNYSEQPDTAGNGGDMGMISESQLRTNPEIYAAVSKLKPGEISHPLPMVDPATKKTIGYSIVRLISKEPAGQRELNDPRVQQFIREQLRDGREQLLKAAYYDVVHNEAKISNYYADDLLKNVK from the coding sequence ATGGAACCTCCAAAGTGTGGAGCTCGACCTTTGAAATTTCCCGTCCAGTTTTATTTTCCAGTCCTGATTTTGTGCGCGATTCTCTCTGGCTGCGGTGACTCGCAGCATGGCTCTGACATGATGGCAAAAGTAAACGGGCGGGCCATCAGCCGGTCTGAGGTGGAGAAGTACTACCAGAACCAATCGGCCAACGCCGGGCAAAAGCCAATCGGCGAACAGTCTGAGAGCCTTCGGCTGAATATCCTGAAACAGCTGATCGATCAGGAGATCATGATGCAGCGTGCAGAAAAGCTTGGTCTGCTCGCTACCGACGATGAAGTTGACCGCAAGCTGAACGAGCTTAAGGCTCCTTATACCAAAGAGCAGTTCGATCAGAAGCTGAAGGACAGCCACATGTCGCTGGACGATCTTAGACGCGATGTGCGGCGCAATCTCACCATTGACAAGGTCCTGAACAAAGAGATCACGTCGAAGATCAACATCAGCGACAAAGAGATTACCGACTTCTACAACGCCAACAAGGCGCAGTTCAACTTGATTGAGCCGCGCTACCATCTGGCGCAGATCGTCGTCACCTCTCAGCCGGCGCAGCAGGTCAGCAATCTGAAGAACGACAAAGCGCAGAACGAAGGTGACGCGCACAAAAAGATCCAGATGATCGAGAACCGGCTGGAAAGCGGCGACGACTTTTCGCAAGTTGCGATGAATTACTCGGAGCAACCCGACACGGCAGGCAATGGCGGCGATATGGGCATGATCTCGGAATCGCAGCTGCGCACGAATCCGGAAATTTACGCTGCGGTTTCAAAGCTCAAGCCGGGCGAGATAAGTCATCCTCTTCCCATGGTCGATCCCGCCACGAAGAAGACGATCGGCTACAGCATTGTCCGCCTGATCTCGAAAGAACCTGCTGGTCAGCGCGAATTGAACGATCCGCGCGTGCAGCAGTTCATCCGCGAGCAATTGCGCGATGGGCGCGAGCAGTTGCTCAAGGCGGCCTACTACGACGTCGTGCACAATGAAGCGAAGATTTCCAACTACTACGCTGACGACCTGCTGAAGAACGTCAAGTGA